Proteins from a single region of Punica granatum isolate Tunisia-2019 chromosome 8, ASM765513v2, whole genome shotgun sequence:
- the LOC116215918 gene encoding uncharacterized protein LOC116215918, translated as MDAESSDLQKEINLPAHPHAGPLTLFYVHAGGPGLELGDGNSCCSICGKRTVEKDFIYRCPDPDCDFKVDIPCSSIESIIEFDGHHHHPLCFVEKAAPGIGCRSCHVGPSDLDLPMFRCGECGFSLHLLCGPLPRVVQYMGYELTLTDSLLSGVDADDCWCDICEEQRDPAQCVYHSPDILFTASIDCLLPQIILALKGDLGGVELRTVGGCITGRVIVKDPAEEAARLMKAKSKIHGGGAVEEAATSGKAEEAPEPENSVLGLIDMTTYHALASILTKVSEQFKEEDEHYDSATGNMYVDLLASILTTLSGQFTELLHLDDSKEVLPDRADNEVYEGGAVDKAVFPLLSQQVLCSLTDEQALEFDDAFDKLARRISKAKVDADFPYFDLIQWYKEKADISHLEGDGWPMKPEPKNGTVEVAEERVFTFIQMMRSLTSEDINRIEDAFRKCTKHGEDSEAPLDFLRSLFPLPVKRWDFHYSDESFKQFKEQLDLTDSVNDSYIMAWKRYAFKTVKVGETMIPSHFAPIYQELAEKYGDFSTDSELGPLAKALIFHHFFAVVYSMRGTQVLEITDDLLCTWLFYLRIVQSLGFNIEFVVDNFENLVRAHFGLKVVKFRDETTENLEKQIEELSRQVHEKERKLGELKAIRERYKKPKDAEESLVKKCLLEAAKWKWKDVGDLIL; from the exons ATGGATGCTGAGAGCTCCGATCTGCAAAAAGAGATCAACCTCCCCGCACATCCGCACGCGGGCCCTCTCACGCTGTTCTACGTCCATGCAGGAGGTCCTGGGCTCGAACTTGGAGATGGAAACTCATGCTGCTCCATCTGTGGAAAACGTACCGTGGAAAAGGACTTTATCTACCGGTGCCCTGACCCTGACTGCGATTTCAAGGTGGACATTCCCTGCAGTTCTATTGAATCAATAATAGAATTCGATGGTCACCATCATCACCCGCTGTGCTTCGTGGAGAAAGCCGCTCCTGGAATTGGCTGCCGCTCCTGCCACGTGGGACCATCCGATCTCGACCTGCCTATGTTTCGGTGCGGAGAGTGTGGTTTCAGCCTGCATCTCTTGTGCGGCCCGCTGCCACGGGTTGTCCAGTACATGGGGTACGAATTGACGCTGACTGACTCTCTTCTAAGTGGAGTCGACGCGGACGACTGCTGGTGCGATATATGTGAGGAGCAGCGTGATCCAGCCCAGTGTGTTTATCATTCCCCCGATATTTTATTCACTGCCTCAATTGATTGTCTCTTGCCCCAG ATTATACTTGCGCTTAAAGGGGACCTTGGAGGGGTGGAGTTGAGGACCGTCGGAGGGTGTATCACTGGTAGAGTGATTGTGAAAGATCCAGCAGAAGAAGCTGCGCGGCTCATGAAAGCCAAAAGCAAAATACATGGGGGTGGAGCAGTAGAGGAAGCAGCAACCTCAGGAAAGGCAGAAGAAGCTCCCGAACCCGAAAACTCTGTTTTGGGACTTATTGACATGACGACTTATCATGCACTTGCTTCCATATTAACAAAGGTCTCTGAACAGTtcaaggaagaagatgaacattATGACAGTGCGACGGGCAATATGTACGTGGATTTACTGGCATCCATATTGACAACGCTATCTGGACAGTTTACTGAACTTCTTCACCTTGACGACTCAAAGGAAGTTCTTCCCGACAGAGCTGACAACGAAGTATATGAAGGTGGAGCTGTGGACAAAGCAGTTTTTCCATTGCTCTCTCAACAAGTGCTCTGCTCTCTAACAGATGAGCAAGCTCTGGAATTTGACGATGCTTTTGACAAACTTGCTAGACGTATAAGCAAGGCAAAAGTCGATGCAGATTTCCCGTACTTTGATCTCATTCAGTGGTACAAAGAAAAGGCTGATATTTCTCATTTGGAGGGAGATGGGTGGCCCATGAAGCCCGAACCCAAGAATGGGACTGTCGAAGTTGCTGAAGAACGTGTTTTTACATTTATACAGATGATGCGTAGTCTAACTTCCGAAGACATCAATCGTATAGAAGATGCATTCAGAAAATGCACCAAACATGGAGAAGACAGTGAAGCTCCTTTAGATTTCCTTCGATCTCTTTTTCCTCTACCAGTGAAGAGATGGGATTTCCACTACTCGGATGAATCCTTCAAACAGTTCAAGGAGCAGCTCGACCTGACCGACTCAGTCAATGACTCATATATAATGGCCTGGAAGAGATACGCTTTTAAGACTGTAAAAGTCGGGGAAACCATGATTCCATCCCACTTTGCTCCTATCTACCAAGAATTGGCCGAAAAGTACGGAGATTTCAGCACAGATAGCGAGCTCGGCCCTCTTGCCAAGGCCTTAATTTTTCACCACTTCTTCGCAGTCGTGTACAGTATGCGGGGAACTCAGGTTCTTGAAATCACTGATGATCTTCTCTGCACGTGGCTGTTCTATTTAAGAATTGTGCAGAGCTTGGGTTTCAACATCGAATTTGTGGTGGATAATTTTGAGAATCTTGTTCGAGCCCACTTCGGGCTCAAGGTTGTGAAGTTCAGAGATGAGACCACAGAGAATCTTGAAAAACAGATTGAAGAGCTCTCAAGACAGGTGCATGAGAAAGAGCGCAAATTAGGGGAGCTGAAGGCAATTCGGGAAAGATATAAGAAGCCTAAGGATGCTGAAGAGTCACTGGTGAAAAAGTGTTTGCTCGAAGCTGCAAAGTGGAAGTGGAAGGATGTAGGGGACCTCATTCTGTGA